Proteins encoded together in one Pithys albifrons albifrons isolate INPA30051 chromosome 29, PitAlb_v1, whole genome shotgun sequence window:
- the LOC139683646 gene encoding cleavage and polyadenylation specificity factor subunit 6-like encodes MLLPPRRNERRCSGCCSGSARRGGRGAARGRLQPARDSPRDPGTAPRPRPGQPSPGQPSGPRHSPPPQPPGPRHSPLPPAGTAPPGQPPRDPRASPHRGDPPALRGGPATTTPHPPRPPDPNSPPGEGE; translated from the coding sequence ATGCTGCTGCCGCCGCGCCGCAATGAGCGCCGCTGCTCCGGCTGCTGCTCCGGCTCCGcccggcgcggggggcggggggcggcgcgGGGGAGGCTCCAGCCTGCCCGGGACAGCCCCCGGGACCCCGGCACAGCCCCCCGCCCCCGGCCAGGACAGCCCTCCCCGGGACAGCCCTCGGGACCCCGGCACAGCCCCCCGCCACAGCCCCCGGGACCCCGGCACAGCCCCCTGCCCCCGGCCGGGACAGCCCCCCCGGGACAGcccccccgggacccccgggCATCCCCACACCGGGGGGATCCCCCCGCGCTCCGCGGGGGCCCCGCAACCACCACCCCGCACCCCCCGCGACCCCCCGATCCCAATTCGCCCCCGGGAGAGGGGGAATAA
- the LOC139683647 gene encoding uncharacterized protein produces the protein MAAPGPLSRQRARPRFRSAPPVPPGARPAHTRSGPHGGPSKPRWEPQCTHGPHSGTACHPPAARDVKPQEISAEFFGAAPQGASCALGGLCLPDLAPAAAEGPEYRDRTGQSSQDTSQVLHEILGELRTIARGVNSLSLNSAVDRRRFTSTEGRADPNPGDGREEPNPVDDVDGRAYPNAEDGRADPNTAGVKTEPNTAGVKTEPNTAGVKTAPNAVEGRADTNTVSAEAFQTYCTEGIVAVLGSMLLGMVLCCVFHVWRKRRNRRAASRAGWDSLAEASKIFTGAYK, from the exons ATGGCGGCCCCGGGCCCGCTGTCACGGCAACGGGCTCGGCCGCGCTTCCGGTCCGCGCCGCCTGTTCCCCCCGGAGCCCGCCCCGCGCACACACGTTCCGGCCCCCACGGCGGTCCCTCCAAGCCCCGCTGGGAGCCCCAGTGCACTCACGGTCCCCACAGCGGCACCGCCTGTCACCCGCCAGCCGCC AGGGACGTGAAGCCCCAGGAAATCTCTGCAGAGTTTTttggagcagctccccagggagccTCGTGTGCActgggggggctgtgcctgcctgaCCTGGCACCGGCAGCTGCAGAAG GTCCAGAGTATCGAGATAGAACGGGACAATCTTCCCAGGACACATCCCAAGTGCTACATGAAatcctgggagagctgaggaCAATTGCACGAG GTGTGAACAGCCTCAGCCTCAACAGTGCTGTGGACAGGAGGAGATTCACCAgcactgagggcagggcagaccCAAAccctggggatggcagggaagaGCCAAACCCTGTGGATGATGTGGATGGCAGAGCATATCCAAATGCTGAGGATGGCAGGGCAGACCCAAACACTGCAGGTGTCAAGACAGAACCAAACACTGCAGGTGTCAAGACAGAACCAAACACTGCAGGTGTCAAGACAGCCCCAAATGCtgtggagggcagggcagaCACAAACACTGTGAGTGCTGAGGCCTTCCAGACATACTGCACAGAAGGCATcgtggcagtcctgggctcgATGCTGCTGGGCatggtgctgtgctgtgtgttccacgtgtggaggaagaggagaaa TCGCCGCGCAGCTTCCAGAGCCGGCTGGGACAGCCTGGCAGAGGCCAGCAAAATATTCACTGGAGCCTATAAATAA
- the NUDCD3 gene encoding nudC domain-containing protein 3: MEAALTDMYDQALLGILQHVGNVEEFLRILFGFLYRKTDFYRLLLRPGDRLGFPPGAAQAMALQAFQVFERMARQDDEKRRRELEARLRKKEEEEEAAAAAERVKLCPAAQEVEVETTEHIPAADARGAEGTQEPPAAPAEPPGAAAAPAEPLTRQEQFQTNPDSYNGAVRENYTWSQDYSDLEIKVPVPKHIVKGKQVSVDISSGAIRVAVLEGSSQHVLMEGKLTHKINTESSLWSLEPGKCVLINLSKGDEYWWNAILEGEEQIDIDKINKERSMATVDEEEHAVLDRLTFDYHQKLQGKPQSHELKVHEMLKKGWDTEGSPFRGQKFDPSMFNISPGAVQF, translated from the exons ATGGAGGCCGCGCTCACCGACATGTACGACCAGGCGCTGCTGGGCATCCTGCAGCACGTCGGCAACGTGGAGGAGTTCCTGCGCATCCTCTTCGGCTTCCTCTACCGCAAGACCGACTTCTACCGGCTCCTGCTGCGGCCCGGGGACCGCCTGGGCTTCCCGCCCGGCGCGGCGCAGGCCATGGCGCTGCAG gcGTTCCAGGTGTTCGAGCGCATGGCCCGGCAGGACGACGAGAAGCGGCGCCGGGAGCTGGAGGCGAGgctgaggaagaaggaggaggaggaggaggcagctgcagctgcagagagggtgaagctgtgccctgcagcccaggaggtCGAGGTGGAGACAACAGAGCACATCCCAGCAGCAGATGCCAGGGGAGCTGAGGGCACACAGGaaccacctgcagcccctgcagagcctcccggggctgctgctgccccagcagagccactgaC GAGACAGGAGCAGTTCCAGACAAACCCCGACAGCTACAACGGAGCCGTGCGAGAGAATTACACCTGGTCCCAAGACTACAGTGACCTGGAAATTAAAGTGCCCGTGCCCAAGCACATCGTCAAAGGCAAACAG GTGTCTGTGGATATCAGCAGTGGCGCGATTCGCGTAGCGGTGCTGGAGGGGAGCAGCCAGCACGTCCTCATGGAAGGGAAACTCACCCACAAGATCAATACAGAGAGTTCCTTGTGGAGCCTGGAGCCTGGGAAGTGCGTTTTG ATCAACCTGAGCAAGGGGGACGAGTACTGGTGGAATGCCATCCTGGAGGGTGAGGAGCAGATCGACATAGACAAGATCAACAAAGAGCGTTCCATGGCCACAGTGGATGAGGAGGAACATGCTGTGCTCGACCGACTCACCTTTGACTACCACCAGAAGCTGCAGGGCAAGCCCCAGAGCCACGAGCTG AAAGTGCACGAGATGCTAAAGAAGGGCTGGGACACCGAGGGCTCCCCGTTCCGTGGCCAGAAGTTCGACCCCTCCATGTTCAACATCTCGCCTGGTGCCGTCCAGTTTTGA